One genomic segment of Ricinus communis isolate WT05 ecotype wild-type chromosome 5, ASM1957865v1, whole genome shotgun sequence includes these proteins:
- the LOC8266461 gene encoding xyloglucan-specific galacturonosyltransferase 1, with the protein MAISMSRKKSRASKKAERQELCSCFTIWFKLLYRIPAVAVLLILIFLWSSSTTIISGNIVHVCISSRKLNNLYCLSAGSQPNFEIPIPSVNNSSISSSLNGILDDNSSTNGSVSNENTLVSSVTTNKNVNEIVNDVKEEPNLTVTERINNNRDEELENAKKVVKEELQLHRSWMSNTNPAACDGRGIYVYDLPSKFNKDLLGQCREMIPWTDFCKYFDNEAFGKPIEKLGKGWYLTHQYSLEPIFHSRILKHPCRVYNENEAKLFYVPYYGGLDILRWHFKNVSNDVKDTLALELLKWLESRKTWLQNSGKDHVFVLGKISWDFRRKIDSSWGTRFLQLQQMQNPVKLLIERQPWDVNDIGIPHPTFFHPHSDDDIVAWQLKIIRTTRKNLLTFAGAARPDQPESIRSILINQCTSAGDKCKFLNCKSGGCDRPETIIELFAESEFCLQPPGDSPTRKSVFDSLISGCIPVLFNPFTAYYQYPWHLPEDHSKYSVFIDQEEVRQMKVNAVERLMNVSIKEREDMRRYIVYELLPGLVYGDSSSQLDKFQDAFSITVNNLLERVNRLQ; encoded by the coding sequence ATGGCCATTTCTATGTCTAGAAAGAAATCTAGAGCATCTAAGAAAGCAGAAAGGCAAGAACTTTGTTCCTGTTTTACAATTTGGTTTAAACTTCTATATCGAATCCCAGCTGTAGCTGTTCTTTTGATCCTTATCTTCCTATGGTCCTCCTCCACAACCATCATCTCTGGCAACATTGTCCATGTTTGCATTTCTTCGCGGAAACTCAATAATCTCTATTGCCTGTCTGCAGGTTCTCAGCCTAACTTTGAAATCCCAATTCCTAGTGTCAACAATAGTTCCATTAGTTCTAGCCTCAATGGCATTTTGGATGACAATTCAAGCACCAATGGCAGCGTCAGCAACGAAAACACCCTAGTCAGTTCTGTTACCACCAACAAGAACGTAAACGAGATTGTCAATGATGTTAAGGAGGAGCCAAATCTGACTGTGACAGAAAGAATCAACAATAACAGAGATGAGGAGCTTGAAAATGCCAAGAAGGTTGTCAAGGAGGAACTGCAATTACATCGATCATGGATGTCGAATACGAATCCTGCAGCCTGTGATGGAAGGGGAATATATGTCTATGACCTTCCATCGAAGTTCAACAAAGACTTGTTAGGTCAATGTCGAGAGATGATTCCGTGGACCGATTTCtgcaaatattttgataatgaagcTTTTGGCAAGCCTATTGAAAAATTGGGCAAAGGCTGGTATCTAACTCATCAGTACTCACTAGAGCCTATATTTCATTCAAGAATTTTAAAGCATCCTTGCCGGGTTTACAATGAAAATGAAGCCAAGCTCTTTTATGTTCCTTACTATGGTGGATTAGATATCTTAAGATGGCATTTCAAGAATGTCTCTAATGATGTTAAAGACACTTTGGCATTAGAGCTCCTCAAGTGGCTTGAATCAAGAAAGACCTGGCTTCAGAATTCTGGTAAAGATCATGTCTTTGTTCTTGGTAAAATATCATGGGACTTCCGGAGAAAAATTGATTCTTCCTGGGGGACTAGATTCTTACAGCTGCAGCAAATGCAGAACCCAGTAAAACTCTTGATAGAACGACAACCATGGGACGTCAACGACATTGGAATTCCACATCCTACATTTTTTCACCCACATTCAGATGATGATATTGTTGCCTGGCAGCTAAAGATTATTCGAACAACTCGAAAGAACCTATTGACTTTTGCTGGGGCAGCAAGGCCTGATCAACCTGAGAGCATAAGGTCAATATTGATCAATCAATGCACTTCAGCTGGAGATAAGTGCAAATTCTTGAATTGCAAGTCAGGTGGATGTGACCGACCTGAAACAATTATAGAGCTCTTTGCAGAATCCGAGTTCTGCTTACAGCCTCCTGGTGACAGTCCAACAAGAAAGTCAGTGTTCGATTCGCTTATTTCCGGTTGCATACCAGTACTTTTTAATCCTTTCACAGCTTACTACCAGTATCCATGGCATTTACCTGAGGATCATAGTAAATACTCGGTGTTTATAGACCAAGAAGAAGTGAGACAAATGAAGGTGAATGCAGTGGAGAGACTAATGAATGTTAGTATAAAGGAAAGAGAGGATATGAGGAGGTATATAGTATACGAACTATTGCCTGGGCTAGTATATGGGGACTCAAGTTCTCAGCTTGACAAATTTCAGGATGCATTTTCTATTACAGTGAACAATCTGCTTGAGAGAGTCAACAGATTGCAatga
- the LOC8266465 gene encoding kiwellin-1, whose translation MKKVRITCLLLLFVLVASATVMAEAQKCKPSGRVKGKKPPNECNHNNDSDCCEEGKFYTTYTCSPPVTKSTKATLTINSFQKGGEGGGPSECDQKYHDDDTPVVALSTGWFNHKKRCHNYITIHGNGKSTKAMVVDECDSTMGCDNEHGYQPPCANNIVDASKAVWKALGVKESDGRWGWMDITWTDA comes from the coding sequence atgaagaaagttCGCATTACTTGTCTCCTACTCTTGTTTGTTCTTGTAGCTTCTGCTACTGTAATGGCTGAGGCGCAGAAATGCAAACCAAGTGGCAGAGTGAAGGGAAAGAAGCCTCCGAATGAATGTAACCACAACAACGATTCTGATTGCTGCGAAGAAGGCAAGTTCTACACTACCTATACGTGTTCACCACCGGTGACTAAGAGTACAAAGGCGACTTTGACCATCAATAGCTTTCAGAAAGGTGGAGAAGGCGGTGGACCGTCAGAATGTGACCAAAAGTACCATGACGATGATACGCCTGTGGTGGCATTGTCGACTGGATGGTTCAATCACAAGAAGAGGTGCCATAATTACATAACCATTCATGGGAATGGAAAGAGTACTAAGGCTATGGTGGTGGATGAATGCGACTCTACCATGGGGTGCGATAATGAGCATGGTTATCAGCCACCATGTGCAAATAACATTGTCGATGCATCAAAAGCAGTTTGGAAAGCTTTAGGTGTTAAGGAAAGTGATGGCAGATGGGGTTGGATGGATATCACCTGGACAGATGCTTGA
- the LOC8266462 gene encoding probable phospholipid hydroperoxide glutathione peroxidase, whose amino-acid sequence MLCSSSTRFLSLRSVGLASFLVSKQSSFNSKQTLLQSFHNSTVPLVSRSINRTGNSRSVFSSLRLDHTMAAPSEPKSVHDFTVKDARGNDVDLSIYKGKALLIVNVASQCGLTNSNYTELTQLYQKYKDQGLEILAFPCNQFGSQEPGTNEQIMEFACTRFKAEYPIFDKVDVNGNNAAPIYKFLKSSKGGLFGDGIKWNFSKFLVDKDGNVVDRYAPTTSPLSIEKDVKKLLGVA is encoded by the exons ATGCTTTGTAGTTCTTCAACtagatttctctctctaagaaGTGTTGGCTTAGCTTCGTTTCTTGTTTCAAAGCAATCATCTTTCAATTCAAAGCAAACCCTTCTGCAATCTTTTCATAATTCAACTGTTCCTTTGGTTTCTCGCTCCATTAATAGAACAGGGAATTCAAGGTCtgtgttttcttctttaagaCTTGATCATACGATGGCTGCACCATCTGAACCTAAATCAGTCCATGACTTCACTGTTAAG GACGCTAGGGGAAATGATGTTGATCTCAGCATTTACAAGGGGAAGGCTCTCTTGATAGTTAATGTGGCTTCGCAATg TGGCTTGACTAATTCAAACTACACTGAGCTGACTCAGTTATACCAGAAATACAAGGATCAAG GCTTGGAGATTCTGGCTTTTCCATGCAACCAATTTGGATCTCAGGAGCCAGGCACCAATGAACAGATCATGGAGTTTGCTTGTACTCGTTTTAAGGCTGAGTATCCAATTTTTGATAAG GTTGATGTGAATGGAAACAATGCTGCTCCTATCTACAAGTTTTTGAAGTCTAGTAAAGGTGGACTTTTTGGGGACGGCATTAAGTGGAACTTTTCCAAGTTCCTGGTTGATAAAGATGGCAATGTTGTCGATCGTTATGCCCCAACTACTTCCCCTCTTAGCATCGAG AAAGATGTTAAGAAACTGCTGGGGGTTGCGTGA
- the LOC8266463 gene encoding probable glutathione peroxidase 8: MASQFSKYPESVHDFAVKDAKGNDVNLSIFKGKVLLIVNVASKCGMTNSNYTELNQLYDEYKDKGLEILAFPCNQFGDEEPGSNDEITEFVCSRFKSEFPIFDKIEVNGENSSSLYKFLKSGKWGIFGDDIQWNFAKFLVNKDGQVVDRYYPTTSPLSLEHDIKKLLGV; this comes from the exons ATGGCAAGTCAATTCTCAAAATATCCAGAATCAGTCCATGACTTTGCTGTCAAG GATGCTAAGGGAAATGATGTAAATCTCAGCATTTTCAAAGGAAAAGTCTTATTAATTGTTAATGTTGCTTCAAAATG TGGAATGACCAACTCAAATTACACGGAGCTGAATCAGTTATATGACGAGTATAAAGATAAAG GCCTTGAAATATTGGCATTTCCATGCAATCAATTTGGTGATGAAGAACCAGGAAGTAATGATGAGATTACAGAGTTTGTCTGCTCTCGCTTTAAATCAGAATTTCCTATCTTTGACAAG ATTGAAGTAAATGGTGAGAATTCTTCTTCACTGTACAAGTTCTTAAAGTCAGGAAAATGGGGAATTTTTGGTGATGATATTCAGTGGAACTTTGCTAAGTTCCTAGTCAATAAGGATGGGCAAGTTGTTGATCGATACTACCCAACCACTTCTCCTTTAAGCCTTGAG CATGACATTAAGAAGCTTCTAGGAGTCTAA
- the LOC8266460 gene encoding FT-interacting protein 3: MINLKLGVDVVSAHNLLPKDGQGSSSAFVELYFDGQRFRTTIKEKDLNPVWNESFYFNISDPTNLHYLTLDVYVYNNVRATSSRTFLGKVSLTGNSFVPHSDAVVLHYPLEKRGIFSRVRGELGLKVYVTDDPSIKSSTPLPAVESLPAKESGLNHGQDHLVPPVSVSVPQDRVQRHTFHHLPNTNHQQQQHQHHSSAPAVTHHVPKYVADEMKAEAPPPKLVRMYSASASQPVDYALKETSPLLGGGRVVHGRVIHGDKTASTYDLVERMFFLYVRVVKARDLPAMDVTGSIDPFVEVKIGNYKGITKHFEKKQNPEWNQVFAFSRERMQASILEVVIKDKDLVKDDFVGIVRFDINEIPLRVPPDSPLAPEWYRLEDKKGEKIKGELMLAVWIGTQADEAFSDAWHSDAAMPLDSVPAASTMIRSKVYHAPRLWYVRVNVVEAQDLIPAEKNRFPDVYVKVQIGNQVLKTKTCQARSLSAFWNEDLLFVASETFEDHLVLSVEDRVGPGKDEIIGRVIIPLSSVEKRADDRIIHSRWFNLEKPVAVDVDQLKKEKFSSRIHLRVCLDGGYHVLDESTHYSSDLRPTAKQLWRPPIGLLELGILNAVGLHPMKTRDGRGTSDTYCVAKYGHKWVRTRTLIDNLHPKYNEQYTWEVFDPATVLTVGVFDNNQLGEKGSNGKDQKIGKVRIRISTLETSRVYTHSYPLLVLHPTGVKKMGELHLAIRFTCTSFVNMLYQYSKPLLPKMHYVRPFTVMQLDMLRHQSVNIVALRLGRAEPPLRKEVVEYMSDVDSHLWSMRRSKANFFRLMTVFSGLFAAGKWFGDICMWRNPITTVLVHVLYLMLACFPELILPTVFLYMFLIGVWNYRYRPRYPPHMNTKISQAETVHPDELDEEFDTFPTSRSPELVRMRYDRLRSVAGRIQTVVGDIATQGERFQSLLSWRDPRATAIFILFCLVAALVLFVTPFQVIAALSGFYAMRHPRFRYRTPSVPINFFRRLPARTDSML; encoded by the coding sequence ATGATCAACCTTAAGCTAGGGGTAGACGTGGTTAGTGCTCACAATCTCTTGCCAAAAGATGGGCAGGGTTCATCCAGTGCTTTTGTGGAGCTCTATTTTGATGGTCAGAGGTTCCGTACCACCATCAAAGAGAAAGACCTCAATCCAGTTTGGAATGAGAGTTTCTACTTCAACATTTCTGACCCTACCAACCTCCACTATCTTACACTTGATGTCTATGTCTACAATAATGTCAGAGCTACAAGCTCCAGAACCTTCCTTGGGAAGGTTTCCCTCACTGGGAATTCATTTGTACCCCATTCTGATGCCGTTGTCTTGCACTATCCCCTGGAAAAGCGTGGCATTTTCTCACGTGTACGCGGAGAACTTGGCCTAAAAGTATATGTCACTGATGACCCATCCATAAAGTCTTCTACCCCACTTCCTGCAGTTGAGTCCTTGCCAGCTAAGGAGTCAGGTTTGAATCATGGTCAGGATCACCTAGTTCCCCCTGTATCAGTTTCTGTACCTCAGGATAGAGTCCAGAGACATACCTTTCATCATCTCCCCAACACAAATCACCAGCAACAGCAGCACCAGCATCATTCTTCAGCTCCAGCAGTCACCCATCATGTGCCAAAGTATGTGGCTGATGAGATGAAAGCTGAAGCACCACCTCCGAAGTTGGTTCGCATGTACTCTGCATCAGCATCACAACCTGTTGACTATGCACTTAAAGAGACAAGTCCTCTCCTTGGTGGGGGAAGAGTTGTCCATGGCCGTGTGATTCATGGTGACAAGACTGCAAGTACTTATGATCTTGTCGAACGGATGTTTTTTCTGTATGTACGAGTAGTTAAGGCTCGTGACCTTCCTGCCATGGATGTTACAGGAAGTATTGATCCATTCGTCGAGGTGAAAATTGGAAACTACAAGGGAATAACAAAGCACTTTGAGAAAAAGCAAAATCCTGAGTGGAACCAAGTGTTTGCCTTTTCAAGAGAACGCATGCAAGCTTCTATATTAGAAGTTGTAATTAAGGATAAGGATCTTGTTAAAGATgattttgtaggcattgtaAGGTTTGACATCAATGAGATTCCATTGCGAGTCCCGCCTGATAGTCCTTTGGCTCCTGAGTGGTACCGGCTTGAGGATAAGAAGGGAGAAAAGATCAAGGGAGAGCTGATGCTTGCTGTCTGGATTGGCACCCAAGCAGATGAGGCTTTTTCTGATGCATGGCATTCTGATGCAGCTATGCCCCTAGATAGTGTGCCTGCTGCCTCTACAATGATACGTTCAAAGGTCTATCATGCACCACGGTTGTGGTATGTACGCGTTAATGTTGTTGAGGCACAAGACTTGATCCCAGCGGAGAAGAACCGTTTTCCGGATGTGTATGTTAAGGTGCAGATTGGGAATCAGGTGTTGAAGACCAAGACATGTCAGGCTCGAAGTTTAAGTGCATTCTGGAATGAGGATCTTTTATTTGTTGCATCTGAAACTTTTGAAGACCATCTGGTTCTTTCGGTTGAGGATCGCGTAGGTCCTGGCAAAGATGAGATAATTGGGAGGGTCATTATACCACTGAGCTCTGTGGAGAAGCGTGCTGATGATCGGATAATTCATTCCCGTTGGTTTAACCTTGAAAAGCCTGTTGCTGTGGATGTAGATCAGTTGAAGAAGGAGAAATTTTCAAGCCGCATTCATCTTCGAGTCTGTCTAGATGGTGGGTACCATGTTCTTGATGAGTCAACTCATTACAGCAGTGATCTCCGACCCACAGCAAAACAGCTCTGGAGGCCACCAATTGGGTTATTGGAACTCGGCATCTTAAATGCTGTAGGACTACATCCTATGAAAACACGAGATGGGAGGGGCACATCAGATACATACTGTGTGGCAAAATATGGGCACAAATGGGTTCGAACACGCACTTTAATTGACAACCTGCATCCCAAATACAATGAGCAGTATACCTGGGAGGTCTTTGATCCAGCTACAGTTTTGACTGTCGGTGTATTTGACAATAACCAGCTTGGGGAAAAAGGTTCAAATGGTAAGGACCAGAAGATTGGGAAGGTTCGGATTCGGATCTCTACTCTTGAAACTAGCCGTGTTTATACGCACTCTTATCCCCTGCTGGTTCTTCATCCTACTGGAGTCAAGAAGATGGGGGAATTGCATTTGGCAATAAGATTTACATGCACATCTTTTGTCAACATGCTTTATCAATATTCAAAACCTCTGCTACCTAAAATGCACTATGTAAGGCCCTTTACGGTGATGCAGCTAGACATGCTTCGTCACCAGTCTGTCAACATAGTGGCATTAAGATTAGGACGGGCGGAACCTCCATTGCGAAAGGAGGTAGTAGAATACATGTCAGATGTGGACTCTCACCTTTGGAGCATGCGACGAAGCAAGGCAAATTTCTTCAGGCTAATGACCGTGTTCTCAGGATTATTTGCTGCCGGCAAATGGTTTGGAGATATTTGCATGTGGAGGAATCCTATCACTACAGTGCTTGTTCATGTGCTCTATCTTATGCTTGCTTGTTTCCCTGAACTCATTCTGCCCACAGTTTTCCTATACATGTTTCTGATAGGGGTATGGAATTATCGGTATCGTCCAAGGTACCCACCCCATATGAACACAAAGATCTCACAAGCTGAGACGGTGCATCCAGATGAGCTAGATGAGGAATTTGACACATTCCCAACAAGCAGGAGCCCGGAACTAGTTCGAATGAGGTATGATAGGCTACGGAGTGTGGCCGGTAGGATTCAGACTGTTGTTGGCGATATAGCAACCCAAGGAGAGCGGTTTCAGTCACTGTTGAGCTGGCGAGACCCACGTGCTACTGcgatattcattttattttgccTTGTAGCTGCACTGGTTTTGTTTGTGACACCATTTCAGGTGATAGCAGCTTTGTCAGGCTTCTATGCCATGAGGCATCCAAGATTTCGCTACAGGACTCCATCAGTGCCCATCAACTTCTTCCGACGGCTGCCTGCTAGGACAGATAGTATGCTGTAA
- the LOC8266459 gene encoding glutathione S-transferase T1, protein MELKLYVHRLSEPSRALIAFCKLNGIEFEEIEIDLVKGQHKSPEFKEINPMGQVPAIVHGDFKLFESHAILGYLASAFPGVADHWYPADLQKRAKVHAVLDWHHSNLRRGSVMYVLNTKLGPVLGLPVNPQAAAEGEKVLSCSLETIESVWLNDGGPFLIGGDQPSIADLSLVCQIMQLEVLDENDRNRFLGPHKKVQQWIENIKKATSSHFDEVHDTLYKFSAMLKQKSAEGKSEA, encoded by the exons ATGGAGTTGAAACTGTACGTGCATCGTTTATCTGAACCATCACGCGCTCTGATCGCTTTTTGCAA GCTGAACGGGATTGAATTTGAGGAGATCGAGATAGACTTAGTTAAGGGACAGCATAAGTCTCCTGAATTCAAAG AAATAAATCCGATGGGGCAAGTACCGGCTATTGTTCATGGTGATTTTAAGCTATTTGAGAG CCATGCAATCCTTGGATATCTTGCCTCTGCATTTCCTGGAGTTGCGGATCATTG GTATCCAGCGGATCTTCAAAAGAGAGCCAAGGTTCATGCTGTGTTGGACTGGCATCACTCTAATTTACGCCGTGGCTCAG TTATGTATGTTTTAAACACAAAACTGGGTCCTGTACTTGGCTTGCCTGTGAACCCACAAGCAGCTGCTGAAGGTGAGAAAGTTTTGTCTTGTTCTCTGGAAACAATAGAGTCTGTTTGGCTCAATGATGGTGGTCCATTCTTGATTGGAGGAGATCAACCATCAATAGCAGATCTCAGCCTCGTCTGTCAAATCATGCAACTCGAA GTCTTGGATGAAAATGACCGCAATCGTTTCCTGGGACCACACAAGAAAGTTCAGCAGTGGATTGAGAATATAAAGAAGGCAACGAGTTCTCACTTTGATGAAGTGCATGATACGCTTTACAAATTCAGTGCAATGCTAAAGCAGAAATCAGCAGAAGGGAAGAGCGAGGCCTAG